The window AGATAAAGCGGATATTACGGACCGGGATGGGACATTGTGGCGGCCGCGGGTGTTTGAAGGTCATCGCCCGTTTAGTGGAAGAGGAGACCGGGATTCCAATCGCCCATCAGAAGTTCCCCGGGTCAAGACCGCCGCTCAAGCCAATACCGTTAGGTCAACTTGGTTCATACGAAAATGAGCAGAAAGAGCGCTGACGCGATTATCATCGGTGGCGGCATTATCGGTGCTGCCACCGGTTATTACCTCGCCAAACGGGGGTTAAAGGTCTTTGTCCTTGAGCGTAAATTTCCCTGTGCTGGTTCAACCGGTCGATGTATTGGTGGCATCAGGGCGCAGTTTACCCACGATTTGACAATCAGGGTGATGCTCAAGAGTATCAAGATGTTTCAGGAACTTGATGAGGAGCTGGAAACCGATGTTGAATGGTATGCGGGTGGTTATCTGTTTCTTGCCTTTGATGAATCAAAGGCAAACTCATTTAAGCAGGCAATTGAAATACAGAGAAGATACGGTCTTAAAGTAGATTTTATTTCACCTGATGAATGTTGCCAAGTGGTGCCCGGTTTGAATCGGGAAGGGCTATTGGGCGGTGCCTGGTGTCCGACTGACGGTCAGGCAAATCCATTTAAGGTTACCTATGGTTATCTTGAAGGGGTCAAGCGATTTAAGGGTCAGGTTTTTGTGGGTGCGGAGGTGAAGAAAATCAACCTTGCCGGGACAAGGGTTGTTTCGGTGGAGACGGCGAATGGCGATGAGTTTTCGGCACCGGTGGTGGTGAACGCTGCCGGTCCCTGGGCTTGTGAGATTGGCAAACTTGTCGGCATAGATATTCCGGTGAAACCGGACCGACACGAGGCGCTGGTTACCGAAGCGGTTGAACGGTGTTTAGAGCCCATGCTGGTTGATTATCGACCGGATGGCTGTTACTTTGTCCAGCACTACGGAACCGGTCATTTTATCGGTTGTTATACTCCGGTGCCCATTGTACCGGGTGACAGAGTAGATGCTTCGGACGAGTTTATTACCGAAATGCCGCGGCGTATGGTTCGACTCCTTCCCAAACTTGCTTCGGTAAAAGTGCTCAGGCAGTGGGCGGGTTCTTACGAAATGAGCCCGGATGGTAATCCAATCTGCGGTAAGACTTCAGTTGAAGGTTTTTATGTCTCGGCCGGGATGAGTGGTCATGGGTTTATGTTTGGTCCGGCGCTGGGTGATTTGATGGCAGAACTGATTACCACCGGTAAATCGTCAATTGACCTTGCGGAGTTTCGGCTTGACCGGCAGTGGACTAAAGCCGAAGCGATGAAGTAGTAAAGTAATAATACTCTCCGGATAAAGCAGGCATCGGGCAACATAAGAAGTGATTAAAAGCCATTTTTATTGACGGCGGCGTGGGTCAGGTTTAATATCTTTGCGTGAAAAGGGTTTCGGTACTGCATCAGTTTCTCGATACAGTTGAACAGTACCGCTTAGTTGAGCCGGGAGACAGAGTACTGGTTGGTGTTTCGGGCGGTGCCGATTCAATTTGCCTGCTGGACCTTTTCCGGGTGGTGGCGAAGCGCTGGCGGCTTGAACTTTGCGCGGTTCACATCAACCATCAATTGCGACAAAGTGCCGAGCGGGATGAGCGATTCGTGAAAGGTTTGCTCGAATCCTGGGGGGTAAATTTGAGTGTTGTTAAGGTTGATGTTGCCAATTATGCGCACCGTCACAAATTGGGCATTGAGGAGGCGGCAAGAGCACTACGTTACCAAAACTATTACCGGGTGGCAAAGAGGTTAAAATGTAATCGGGTGGCACTGGGCCACAATGCCGATGACAATCTGGAAACGGTGATTCTTAATTTGATTCGAGGTGCCGGGTTGCGTGGTCTTTCCGGAATTCCAATACGAAGGGATATTTTTATTCGACCGCTTTTGAGGGTAAGGCGGGATGCGATTCGCAACTATCTGCGGGCAAGAGAGATAAACTGGGTTGAGGATGAGACAAATGAAGATGTGCGATTTCGTCGGAACATGGTCCGGCAGGAGGTGGTACCGGTCCTAAAGCGGATTAATCCCGCAGTTGTGGAGAATGTGGC is drawn from candidate division WOR-3 bacterium and contains these coding sequences:
- a CDS encoding (2Fe-2S)-binding protein, giving the protein MKSEKKLAKAGSKKSFGVKIVCRCEEVTEDEVRAVIRRGYHSLEEIKRILRTGMGHCGGRGCLKVIARLVEEETGIPIAHQKFPGSRPPLKPIPLGQLGSYENEQKER
- a CDS encoding FAD-binding oxidoreductase, coding for MSRKSADAIIIGGGIIGAATGYYLAKRGLKVFVLERKFPCAGSTGRCIGGIRAQFTHDLTIRVMLKSIKMFQELDEELETDVEWYAGGYLFLAFDESKANSFKQAIEIQRRYGLKVDFISPDECCQVVPGLNREGLLGGAWCPTDGQANPFKVTYGYLEGVKRFKGQVFVGAEVKKINLAGTRVVSVETANGDEFSAPVVVNAAGPWACEIGKLVGIDIPVKPDRHEALVTEAVERCLEPMLVDYRPDGCYFVQHYGTGHFIGCYTPVPIVPGDRVDASDEFITEMPRRMVRLLPKLASVKVLRQWAGSYEMSPDGNPICGKTSVEGFYVSAGMSGHGFMFGPALGDLMAELITTGKSSIDLAEFRLDRQWTKAEAMK
- the tilS gene encoding tRNA lysidine(34) synthetase TilS; the encoded protein is MKRVSVLHQFLDTVEQYRLVEPGDRVLVGVSGGADSICLLDLFRVVAKRWRLELCAVHINHQLRQSAERDERFVKGLLESWGVNLSVVKVDVANYAHRHKLGIEEAARALRYQNYYRVAKRLKCNRVALGHNADDNLETVILNLIRGAGLRGLSGIPIRRDIFIRPLLRVRRDAIRNYLRAREINWVEDETNEDVRFRRNMVRQEVVPVLKRINPAVVENVARGTEIIAAEDMFLDFLATRVLEKVTRGVARRVIIDNQEFNSYNDVLKRRMIKVLLPQIDADATERLIFLIERNKGGKYLLTRGVEVEIKRGVTTVPVFRQRNFDAD